TAGTTTTTGGATTCATGGCAATTCGGCTTTACCAGAAGGTGTAATGATGTCTGTACCCCTTCAAACTGCGGCTGAACTAGTGGCAACTCGCCAGGAAGGTGGGATTGTCCGCACGCTTGGAGATATAGCACTGGTTGCCCAACGCAACCTGCTCCTCGACTTGAGAAACCCAGCGGTGCTTGTGGGTGGGACTGCATTCCCGGTGTTCTTGCTACTCATCTTCACCGCCAGCTTTGCCAAAGTGGTGATACCGGAGGGAAACTATGCTAACTACGCCCAGTTTATAGTACCGCTAAGTACAGTTCAGGGACTACTATTCAGCACTGTTAGTATTGGCACTACGCTATACAACGACCTTGAAAGTGGTATGGATCGACGACTGCGGACTCTACCCATTGCCCGGTCAGCGGTGCTGGCTGGACGAATTCTCGGAGGTGCAGGGCGTTTACTGGTGCAGGTGGTAATTATCACGTTAGTTGGATACTCGGTAGGCTTCCGCTTCCAAACCGGCTTCCTCTCTATAATTACGTTTCTGCTTTTGCCCGTTGTCTTCGCGTCTTCCTTCGCCTGGATCGCCGCCTTGATTGCGCTCAAAGCGAAGGCAGTAGAGTCAGTGCAGGTGGGAATTACACCGTGGCTACTACCGCTGACTTTCCTCAGTATTGGCTATGTGCCCAAGGAGGGCTTCCCGGAATGGCTTCAGGGTTTTGTTGCAATCAACCCTGTCTCATCTGCGGCACAGGCTCTTCGAGGTTTGGCTGCGGGTGGTCCAGTAGCGGGCTTCGTAGCTGCCACCTTGTTGTGGAGTGCTGCTTTGACCGTCGTGTTTGGCACTTTAGCGACCCGCGCCTATCAGCGTCGTAGCTCCTGAAGAAGGGGTCAGGGGTCGGGGGTCAGGGAAATAGAGAAAGAGCAGGACCCCTGACCTTAAATCGCAGGATGCATTGTAACCTCTGAATACTTGTGTTAATTTTGGCAGAAATCTACATGAATCCCTAAAAGCGTTGCTGGATGCTACCGTTTTTGATTAGAAAGGCTAAAAATAGGTACTCTGCAAGTCCCTTGCAGCACCAGTTTCTCAATCCAAAATCTAAAATCTAAAATCTAAAATTGGTAGCATCTTGGGCTGTACTCTGAAGAGTGTTGTAGCCACTGATGTTAGATATAAGTTAAAGATTGAGATAGTTTGGTGATTGAGGCAGAGCAATCTTACTCAAATTTTGCCTCTATCGAACAGTTAGCTCTTGACATTTGGCTAAAATTCTCTAATAAATTTGACTTCTTAGCTTCGCTGCTACCTTTCTTTAAAGTTCCCATGTCAACTCTCGTCATCGTCGAATCTCCTACCAAAGCACGTACCATTCGCAACTACCTGCCAGCTGGCTATCGAGTAGAAGCGTCTATGGGTCATGTGCGTGACCTACCCCAGTCCGCTAGTGAAATTCCGGCGACATTCAAGGGGGAAAAATGGGCGCAGCTGGGCGTAAATGTGGACGCTGACTTTGAACCACTGTATGTCGTCCCCAAGGATAAAAAGAAAGTAGTCACCCAACTGAAAGAAGCACTTCAATCCGCGAATGAATTGGTACTAGCCACTGACGAAGACAGGGAAGGTGAAAGTATCAGCTGGCATTTGTTGCAGCTATTGAAGCCTAAAGTCCCAATCAAGCGAATGGTGTTTCACGAAATCACCCAAGATGCCATCCGCAAAGCCTTGAAAAACTGTCGCAATATTGATGAGCAGGTAGTACGCGCCCAAGAAACTAGAAGAATTTTAGATAGGCTCGTAGGTTATACCCTATCTCCTCTGCTGTGGAAAAAAATTGCCTGGGGACTATCAGCTGGACGGGTACAGTCAGTGGCGGTGCGATTGTTGGTAAGTCGGGAACGGCAACGCCGTGCCTTCCGCCAAGGTAGCTATTGGGATCTCAAAGCAACATTAGAGCAGGAAAAATCTCCCTTTACTGCCCAGTTAGTCACCCTAAGCGGAACCAAGCTGGCTAATGGTAATGACTTTGACCCTGCCACCGGTCAAGTTTTTGCTGGGCGAATTGTAGTTTTACTGAATGAAGCTGAAGCCAGAGCCCTCCAGGAACGTTTGACTGGTAAGACTTGGACGGTTACAGACCTAGAGGAACGCCCGGTTACTCGCAAACCTGCGCCACCGTTTACAACCTCTACGTTGCAACAGGAAGCTAACCGTAAACTACGTTTGTCGGCTCGTGACACAATGCGGACTGCTCAGAGTCTGTACGAGCAAGGTTATATCACTTACATGCGGACCGATTCGGTGCATTTGTCTGAGCAGGCGATCGCTGCTGCCCGTAGCTGTGTTGAGCAACTGTACGGCAAACCGTACCTCAGTCCTCAACCTCGCCGATACACTACGAAAAGCAAAGGCGCTCAAGAGGCACACGAAGCAATTCGCCCAGCGGGTAGCACCTTCCGTACACCCCAGGAAACCGGTTTGAGAGGTCGGGAACTTGCACTTTACGACTTAATTTGGAAGCGTACTGTTGCTTGCCAAATGGCAGATGCGCGACAAACACAAATTACCGTGCAATTACAAGTTGAAGAAGCCGGCTTTAGAGCTAGTGGCAAGCGAATTGACTTCCCTGGTTATTTACGGGCTTATGTGGAAGGCTCAGACGATCCAGAAGCTGCTTTGGAAGATCAGGAAGTGATCTTGCCGCCCTTAAAGGTAGGCGATCACCCAAACTGCACTACCTTAGAAGCGATTGGTCATGAAACCCAACCTCCAGCCCGCTATACCGAAGCTTCTCTGGTTAAAACACTAGAAAGCGAAGGCATTGGTCGTCCCAGCACCTATGCCAGTATCATCGGCACTATCATTGACCGAGGGTACGCTCAACTGGTTAGCAACGCTTTAGTTCCCACCTTCACTGCCTTTGCTGTTACTGCTCTGCTAGAACAACATTTCCCCGACTTGGTGAACACTAGCTTTACCTCTCGCATGGAGCAAACTTTGGATGAAATTGCCACGGGCGAAGCAAAATGGCTCCCTTACCTGAAGGAATTTTATTTGGGAGACAACGGGCTAGAAACGTTGGTTAAGGAGCGGGAAAGCCAAATTGACGGTAACACAGCCCGGACTGTCGAATTGGAGGACTTGGATGCCAAAGTTCGCATTGGTAAATATGGTCCCTATATTGAGGCACAAAATGGCAATGGTATTGTTACCGCTTCAATTCCCAAAGATTTAACCCCGGCTGACTTAGATCCAGAACAAGTGGAACTGTTGCTGCGGCAAAAAACCGAAGGACCAGATGAGGTGGGACGCCATCCTGAAACCGGTGAACCGATTTATCTGAAGATTGGAACTTACGGCCCCTATGTGCAGTTGGGTGAAAAATCTGACGAGAATCCTAAACCGAAGATGGTTTCCTTGCCCAAGGGAGTAAATTCGGAAAACCTGACTCTGGATATGGCTGTTGGGCTTTTATCTCTACCTCGTACTTTGGGCGTTCACCCCGCTACTGGTGGTAAGATTCAAGCGAGTCTGGGACGATTTGGTCCCTATGTGGTTCACGACCAGGGCAAGGAGGGGAAAGACTACCGATCGCTCAAAGCAGGTGATAATGTCTTGACAATTTCTCTGGAGCGTGCACTAGAACTGCTAGCAGAACCTAAGAAGGGACGCAGGAATAGTGCTAGCAAGTCTAAGCAAGCGTTGCGAGAACTGGGTACTCACCCAACTGATCGAGAGCCAGTGAATATTTACGATGGTCCTTATGGTCCCTACATCAAGCATGGCAAAACTAATGTGGGTTTACCAGAAGGTCAATCGGTTGAAGATATGACGCTTGCTACAGCACTAGAACTATTAGCGACTAAGAAATCTAGCGCCAAATCAACTCGTAAGTCGAGTTCGTCAGCAGCTAGCTCCAACGGTAAAGCAGGTGCCAAGTCATCCACTGCTGCTAATAAAACTACAACCTCTAGCAGTTCTAGCCGCAAGACAACAGCAAAGTCCAACTCTAAAGCAAACACTTGAGCGGTTGAAGGCAAGTTTAATCGCTTACTTGAGCTCCAATAGTGCCGTGGTAGGAGTTTTGGAGGTAAAAAGTGACTTCGCATCTATTCTGAGTGAGATGGAGGGAGAAAATCCCACTACTTCAGTTGGCCAGATTTATGGCATTGATTTAGGATTGAAACACTTTGCTGTTGTCACAGATGGCGAAAAAGTGTCCAGATACGGCAATCCTAAACATCTTGCCAAACATGAAAAAAACCTAAAACGTAAGCAACAAAAGCTAGCACGTAAACAAAAAGGAAGTAATTCTCGTTACAGATATAGAAAAGTTGTTGCCAAAGTGTACGAACGAGTTAGCAACTCGCGGCAAGATTTTCTGCATAAACTTAGTTATAAGTTGGTCAGCGATAGCCAAGCTGTCATAGTAGAGAATCTTCATGTCAAGGGCATGGTTCGTCATCACAATTTGGCGAAAGCAATATCCGATGTTGGTTGGGGAACATTTATCAACTTTTTAGCCTACAAACTAGAACGCAAAGGCGCAAAGTTGGTTGAGATTGATAGATGGTTCCCTAGTTCCAAGCTCTGCTCTAATTGTTTCTATCAAGTTGGCGAGATGTCGTTAGATGTGAGGGAATGGTCTTGTCCCCACTGCGGCACTCATCATGACCGCGATGGTAACGCAGCCATCAATATTAGAGCAGAGGGACTCAGGATGCTAAAGGCGGAGGGTTCAGCCGTCTCTGCTGTAGGAGGGGAGCTAAGACCAAAAATGGGACGAAAGTCTCACTTGAGGCACTCCCCTATGAGTACAGAAGCTCATGGTTCAGCCGAAGGCAACCGTGAGTAGTTCACATGGCAGTATCAGCCAGAACAACGCAGTGGTAGTTGGAGAGCGTCAATTCGCAACTCCAGAAGATACCTGCAAGAACTATTAGATGAAAATCCATCGCTTCAAGGCGATTTTCTTTTAGAGTCTCTGCCTAAAGCCTACAAAAAAGCGAGAGAAGAAGCCTCTGACGAGACGACTATTTACCTAGAAAACTTCCCTGAAGGCTGCCCTTACAGTATCGAGCAGATCCTGGATTCTGATTTTCTGCCATAGACCGATCTTTTTTGAATAACTAGGGAATCAAGACGATTTTGCCATAGGAACCAGGTTCCATTATGGCTCGGTGGGCGCGTGGCGCTTCTGCCAAAGGTATCTCTTGACCTACTACCGGGCACAATGTGCCGTTTGCCAAACCTGCAACAACCGCGGCATGAATACTTGATATTTCTGGTGCAGCAGCATTGAATAGAAACATACCCAAAATACTGGCATCACGATTCATTGCCTCGCGGGGATTAATTTCGACAGTCCCTCGGCTGCCAATAATTACTACTCGACCACTCTGAGCTAAAATGCCCAAGTCTTTGCTCAAGTTAGCATTAGCGAGCATTTCCAGAATGACAGCCACACCCAGACCATTAGTCAGCTGGATAACCTGCTCTAAATAATCCGGCGCGTAATGATCGAGGACGTGATGGGCACCCTGATCGGTTACTAAGTACCGCCCTTGCTCGGAACCAGCAGTACCAATCACTGTCATGCCAGCAGCAAGCGCTAGTTGCAATGCTGCGATCCCAACGCCGCCGCTAGCACCATGAATCAATACAATTTCTCCTGGCACAGCCTTGGCTATCTGAAACAGAGCGCGGTAGGCAGTAGCATAAGGAACATTGACCGCAGCACCTTGGGCGAAAGAAATGTGTTGCGGCAGTCGATGGACTTGGGAGTGTTCGCAAAGTGCCAGTTCAGCATAGGTTCCGCTGATTGCTCCCGACGTGTAGACTCGGTCGCCCACCGCTACATTTGTGACATTCTCGCCAACAGATTCTACAATCCCGGCGGCATCCATGCCTGGAGTATAGGGCAATCTAAGTTTGGAATTAGAGCCTGAGCGTAAGTAAGTATCAACCGGGTTAACCCCAATCGCATTTACCCGCACCACTACTTGCTCAGC
This window of the Chroococcidiopsis sp. CCMEE 29 genome carries:
- the topA gene encoding type I DNA topoisomerase → MSTLVIVESPTKARTIRNYLPAGYRVEASMGHVRDLPQSASEIPATFKGEKWAQLGVNVDADFEPLYVVPKDKKKVVTQLKEALQSANELVLATDEDREGESISWHLLQLLKPKVPIKRMVFHEITQDAIRKALKNCRNIDEQVVRAQETRRILDRLVGYTLSPLLWKKIAWGLSAGRVQSVAVRLLVSRERQRRAFRQGSYWDLKATLEQEKSPFTAQLVTLSGTKLANGNDFDPATGQVFAGRIVVLLNEAEARALQERLTGKTWTVTDLEERPVTRKPAPPFTTSTLQQEANRKLRLSARDTMRTAQSLYEQGYITYMRTDSVHLSEQAIAAARSCVEQLYGKPYLSPQPRRYTTKSKGAQEAHEAIRPAGSTFRTPQETGLRGRELALYDLIWKRTVACQMADARQTQITVQLQVEEAGFRASGKRIDFPGYLRAYVEGSDDPEAALEDQEVILPPLKVGDHPNCTTLEAIGHETQPPARYTEASLVKTLESEGIGRPSTYASIIGTIIDRGYAQLVSNALVPTFTAFAVTALLEQHFPDLVNTSFTSRMEQTLDEIATGEAKWLPYLKEFYLGDNGLETLVKERESQIDGNTARTVELEDLDAKVRIGKYGPYIEAQNGNGIVTASIPKDLTPADLDPEQVELLLRQKTEGPDEVGRHPETGEPIYLKIGTYGPYVQLGEKSDENPKPKMVSLPKGVNSENLTLDMAVGLLSLPRTLGVHPATGGKIQASLGRFGPYVVHDQGKEGKDYRSLKAGDNVLTISLERALELLAEPKKGRRNSASKSKQALRELGTHPTDREPVNIYDGPYGPYIKHGKTNVGLPEGQSVEDMTLATALELLATKKSSAKSTRKSSSSAASSNGKAGAKSSTAANKTTTSSSSSRKTTAKSNSKANT
- a CDS encoding NADPH:quinone reductase translates to MKAIRVHEFGGPEVMQLEETPDLQPGAEQVVVRVNAIGVNPVDTYLRSGSNSKLRLPYTPGMDAAGIVESVGENVTNVAVGDRVYTSGAISGTYAELALCEHSQVHRLPQHISFAQGAAVNVPYATAYRALFQIAKAVPGEIVLIHGASGGVGIAALQLALAAGMTVIGTAGSEQGRYLVTDQGAHHVLDHYAPDYLEQVIQLTNGLGVAVILEMLANANLSKDLGILAQSGRVVIIGSRGTVEINPREAMNRDASILGMFLFNAAAPEISSIHAAVVAGLANGTLCPVVGQEIPLAEAPRAHRAIMEPGSYGKIVLIP
- a CDS encoding ABC transporter permease, which gives rise to MMSVPLQTAAELVATRQEGGIVRTLGDIALVAQRNLLLDLRNPAVLVGGTAFPVFLLLIFTASFAKVVIPEGNYANYAQFIVPLSTVQGLLFSTVSIGTTLYNDLESGMDRRLRTLPIARSAVLAGRILGGAGRLLVQVVIITLVGYSVGFRFQTGFLSIITFLLLPVVFASSFAWIAALIALKAKAVESVQVGITPWLLPLTFLSIGYVPKEGFPEWLQGFVAINPVSSAAQALRGLAAGGPVAGFVAATLLWSAALTVVFGTLATRAYQRRSS